In Phaseolus vulgaris cultivar G19833 chromosome 10, P. vulgaris v2.0, whole genome shotgun sequence, a single genomic region encodes these proteins:
- the LOC137818872 gene encoding protein THYLAKOID ASSEMBLY 8, chloroplastic-like, translated as MALSLFQNPTFLKSQFQSQPQIAAATATARYGYFRVRCGGPRSQRGPLLKGRILSIEAIQAIQTLKRLHRTNPPNLSSLLSNTLMRLLKSDLLATLRELLRQGHCALALRVFSTLRAEYGAELSLYADMVQALAASDMHEDIDRLILELEDENEIKCDDHKGLASLIKAVVAARRKESTLRLYDLMKKSGYGTVTELDEYVVKVLVYGFKSFGEEALAEELQQHYKMSLAKLPGAQFNTFRI; from the coding sequence CCGCCGCTACCGCCACCGCGCGCTATGGCTACTTCCGGGTACGGTGCGGCGGACCGCGTTCCCAACGTGGACCGCTGCTGAAAGGCCGAATCCTGAGCATCGAAGCAATCCAAGCCATCCAAACCCTAAAACGCCTCCACCGAACCAACCCTCCGAACCTCTCCTCCCTCCTCTCCAACACCCTCATGCGCCTCCTCAAATCCGACCTCCTCGCCACCCTCCGGGAGCTCCTGCGCCAGGGCCACTGCGCCCTCGCCCTCCGCGTCTTCTCCACCCTCCGCGCGGAATACGGCGCCGAATTATCCCTCTACGCCGATATGGTCCAGGCCCTCGCCGCCTCCGATATGCACGAGGACATAGACCGTCTGATCCTCGAACTCGAAGATGAGAATGAAATCAAGTGCGACGATCACAAGGGGCTTGCCAGCTTGATCAAGGCCGTCGTTGCTGCCCGGAGGAAAGAATCAACGCTCAGGCTTTACGATTTGATGAAGAAGAGTGGATATGGAACCGTCACTGAGCTCGATGAGTACGTGGTTAAGGTTTTGGTTTATGGATTCAAGAGTTTCGGGGAAGAGGCTCTCGCTGAAGAACTTCAACAGCATTACAAAATGTCACTTGCGAAGTTACCTGGTGCTCAATTCAACACCTTCCGCATTTAG